In the genome of Serratia symbiotica (Periphyllus acericola), one region contains:
- a CDS encoding VirK/YbjX family protein, producing the protein MPQHNPLPVSTQQLNGQQLMTALIKGEKIPSKAWKKTSFRLKFLSRSILNWHTTRRLLSILASNPLLDEILSAQPNLPCKLHRPYLAANMNKIACLSALSDHYDLIIQRMPLKMRLGHLSQQPFVLSCAQDKNGAPITLELAAFDKLNKEGEATLLLRNANGIMLAEITFALMHYQQQPTLFIGGLQGANHGVPHAEIQKTTKECHGLFPKRLVLEGICMLAHNLGICQIVAVGNATHIYKNWRYQSKKKDQLHADYDQFWLSMGGKALDDCYFLLPARIARKPIDEVVSKKRAEYRRRYQLLDELEQGLDKHFSTQQALVEA; encoded by the coding sequence CGAGCAAGGCTTGGAAAAAAACCTCATTTCGCCTGAAATTTCTCAGCCGATCAATACTGAACTGGCACACCACCCGCAGGCTACTCAGCATCCTGGCTTCCAACCCTTTGCTGGACGAGATCCTGAGCGCACAGCCGAATCTGCCGTGCAAGCTGCATCGGCCCTACCTGGCAGCGAACATGAACAAGATCGCATGCCTGTCCGCACTCAGCGATCATTATGATCTGATCATCCAACGCATGCCGCTGAAGATGCGTCTAGGTCACCTGAGCCAGCAGCCGTTTGTGCTGTCCTGCGCGCAGGACAAAAACGGCGCACCGATAACGCTGGAGCTGGCAGCGTTCGACAAGCTTAATAAAGAAGGGGAAGCAACCCTGTTACTGCGCAACGCCAATGGCATTATGCTGGCGGAAATCACTTTCGCGCTGATGCATTACCAGCAACAGCCAACACTGTTTATCGGTGGCCTGCAAGGTGCAAACCATGGGGTGCCGCATGCTGAGATCCAGAAAACCACCAAAGAATGCCATGGGCTATTCCCGAAACGTTTGGTACTAGAAGGGATTTGCATGCTGGCGCACAATCTGGGCATCTGCCAGATTGTGGCAGTCGGCAACGCCACTCACATCTATAAGAACTGGCGTTATCAGAGTAAAAAAAAAGATCAGCTACACGCGGATTATGATCAATTTTGGCTTTCAATGGGCGGCAAAGCGCTCGATGATTGTTATTTTCTGCTGCCAGCACGCATCGCCCGCAAACCGATTGATGAAGTCGTCAGCAAGAAACGCGCTGAATACCGCCGCCGTTACCAACTACTGGATGAGTTAGAGCAAGGGTTGGATAAGCATTTCAGCACCCAGCAGGCCTTGGTGGAAGCATAA
- the tldD gene encoding metalloprotease TldD, with the protein MSLTFVSEQLLAANKLSHQDLYQVLGQLAERRLDYADLYFQSSYHEAWIIEDGIIKDGSYNIDQGVGVRAVSGEKTGFAYADQITLNALQQSAQAARSIVRDSGNGRAHTLGEISHQARYPLLDPLQSLSREEKMALLHRVDKVARNTDPRVQEVNAKITGIYEQMLVAATDGTLAADVRPLVRLSVSVLVGQDGKRERGSSGGGGRLGYDYFLENIDGETRADTYAKEAVRMALVNLTAVAAPAGNMPVVLGAGWPGVLLHEAVGHGLEGDFNRRGTSVFSGQMGQRVASELCTVVDDGTLQGYRGSLAIDDEGVPGQYNVLIENGILKGYMQDKLNARLMGMAPTGNGRRESYAYLPMPRMTNTYMLAGKSIPEEIIASVEYGLYAPNFGGGQVDITSGKFVFSTTQAYLIEKGRITKPVKGATLIGSGIEAMQQISMVGNDLAFDKGVGVCGKEGQSLPVGIGQPTLKLDSLTVGGTA; encoded by the coding sequence ATGAGTCTGACATTTGTCAGTGAGCAGTTACTTGCGGCGAATAAGCTGAGCCATCAAGACCTATACCAGGTACTGGGCCAACTGGCAGAACGCCGCCTCGATTACGCTGACCTTTATTTTCAGTCCAGCTATCACGAAGCCTGGATTATTGAGGATGGCATTATCAAGGATGGGTCTTACAATATCGATCAGGGTGTCGGTGTTCGCGCCGTTAGCGGCGAGAAAACCGGCTTTGCCTATGCTGACCAGATCACCCTAAATGCGTTGCAGCAAAGCGCGCAGGCAGCGCGCAGCATTGTGCGCGACAGCGGCAATGGCAGGGCACACACCCTGGGCGAAATCAGCCATCAGGCGCGGTATCCGTTGCTCGATCCGTTGCAGAGCCTGTCGCGCGAAGAGAAAATGGCGCTGTTGCACCGCGTTGACAAAGTAGCGCGTAACACCGACCCACGCGTGCAAGAAGTGAACGCCAAAATAACCGGCATCTACGAGCAGATGCTAGTAGCGGCTACCGACGGCACCTTGGCGGCGGATGTGCGTCCACTGGTGCGCCTTTCCGTCAGTGTGCTGGTGGGACAAGACGGCAAGCGTGAGCGCGGTTCCAGCGGTGGTGGAGGCCGTCTCGGCTATGACTACTTCTTAGAAAACATTGACGGCGAAACGCGCGCCGACACCTACGCCAAAGAGGCGGTGCGCATGGCGCTGGTGAACCTTACTGCTGTGGCAGCCCCTGCAGGCAATATGCCGGTGGTACTGGGAGCTGGCTGGCCAGGGGTACTGTTGCACGAAGCGGTAGGCCATGGCCTGGAAGGCGATTTCAACCGGCGCGGCACCTCAGTATTCAGTGGCCAGATGGGCCAACGGGTAGCTTCCGAATTGTGCACTGTGGTGGATGATGGCACCCTACAGGGGTACCGTGGTTCGCTGGCCATTGATGACGAAGGTGTGCCGGGTCAGTACAACGTGTTGATCGAGAACGGCATTCTGAAAGGCTACATGCAAGATAAACTCAATGCGCGCTTGATGGGTATGGCACCAACTGGCAATGGACGACGTGAGTCCTACGCATATCTGCCGATGCCGCGTATGACCAATACCTACATGCTGGCGGGCAAGTCAATACCTGAAGAGATCATCGCCAGCGTTGAGTACGGCCTGTATGCGCCGAACTTTGGCGGTGGTCAGGTGGATATCACCTCCGGCAAATTTGTATTTTCCACCACCCAAGCCTACCTGATCGAGAAAGGCCGCATCACCAAACCAGTTAAGGGTGCCACGCTGATCGGCTCCGGTATTGAGGCGATGCAACAGATTTCAATGGTTGGCAATGATCTGGCATTTGATAAAGGCGTCGGCGTCTGCGGCAAAGAAGGGCAAAGTTTGCCGGTGGGTATCGGCCAACCTACATTGAAGCTGGACAGCCTGACGGTCGGCGGCACCGCGTAG
- the fpr gene encoding ferredoxin--NADP(+) reductase, producing MAEWVNGKVLKVEQWTSGLFSITINAPIAPFIAGQFTKMALEIDGISVQRAYSYVNAPSSPNLEFYLVTVPEGKLSPRLAQLRPGSEVMLTKEAAGFLVLDEVPECETLWMLATGTAIGPYLSILQEGTGLERIKQVVLVHAARFAHDLSYLPLLQQLQQHYNGKMRIQTIVSREATANALTGRIPALIEDGFLEAAVGLTIDVDTSHVMLCGNPQMVRDTQKILQEHRQMRKHLRRKPGHITSEHYW from the coding sequence ATGGCTGAATGGGTTAACGGCAAGGTTCTAAAGGTAGAACAATGGACTAGCGGGCTGTTTAGCATCACCATTAACGCGCCGATTGCTCCTTTTATCGCAGGGCAATTTACAAAAATGGCACTGGAAATCGATGGAATAAGTGTGCAACGTGCCTATTCCTACGTCAACGCTCCCAGCAGCCCAAACTTGGAGTTTTATCTGGTTACCGTACCGGAGGGCAAATTGAGTCCAAGGCTCGCTCAATTGCGCCCTGGCTCAGAGGTGATGCTCACCAAGGAAGCAGCCGGGTTCTTGGTGCTAGATGAAGTACCTGAGTGTGAAACACTGTGGATGTTGGCGACCGGCACTGCCATCGGCCCTTACCTGTCAATTTTACAGGAAGGCACCGGGCTGGAGCGAATCAAACAGGTGGTGCTGGTGCATGCCGCTCGTTTTGCACACGATCTGAGCTACCTGCCGCTGCTGCAGCAATTGCAGCAGCACTACAACGGCAAGATGCGCATTCAGACTATTGTCAGCCGCGAAGCAACAGCTAACGCCCTGACTGGGCGCATACCCGCACTGATCGAGGATGGCTTTCTGGAAGCTGCAGTAGGATTAACTATCGACGTCGACACCAGCCATGTGATGCTGTGTGGCAACCCACAGATGGTGCGCGATACCCAAAAAATCCTGCAAGAGCACCGCCAGATGCGCAAACACCTGCGCCGCAAGCCGGGGCATATCACCAGCGAACACTACTGGTGA